The following coding sequences lie in one Syngnathoides biaculeatus isolate LvHL_M chromosome 16, ASM1980259v1, whole genome shotgun sequence genomic window:
- the tspan34b gene encoding tetraspanin 35 yields MGCFGFLKFMMFVFNGIIFLAGAAILGVGIWVKVDSGSILSFLGMIEDAPAELSQVLNVGYLLIAVGALLVIIGFLGCCGAIRESKCMLLLFFIIILLVFLAEVAGAVVILVFRPLAEDLFRKFGTAAVGSIKKDYGKNSDITGLWDTTMSTLKCCGIYNSTNFVDSPYYVANNNQYPPLCCPDGTNKPCNQTVIDNFTPIPGCFVKITQLIDDNMVAIIAVALGIAALELCAMTVSMILYCKIDSK; encoded by the exons TTGGCAGGTGCTGCCATTCTGGGAGTTGGCATCTGGGTGAAGGTGGACAGCGGCTCCATCCTGAGCTTCCTCGGGATGATCGAAGACGCCCCCGCCGAGCTCAGTCAGGTCCTCAATGTGGGTTACCTGCTGATTGCTGTCGGAGCGCTGCTCGTCATCATTGGGTTTCTAGGGTGCTGTGGGGCCATCAGAGAGAGCAAATGCATGCTGCTGCTG TTCTTCATCATAATCCTGCTGGTCTTCCTAGCAGAGGTCGCAGGAGCTGTGGTGATCCTGGTTTTTAGACCTTTG GCTGAAGACTTGTTTAGAAAGTTTGGCACAGCAGCAGTTGGGAGCATCAAGAAGGACTACGGGAAGAATTCGGACATCACTGGACTGTGGGATACTACAATGAGCACA CTAAAATGTTGTGGAATCTACAACTCCACGAACTTCGTGGACTCTCCTTATTATGTGGCCAACAACAATCAGTATCCACCTCTGTGCTGTCCAGATGGTACCAATAAGCCCTGTAATCAAACAGTGATTGACAATTTCACG ccaatcccaggttgCTTCGTGAAGATCACGCAACTGATCGATGACAACATGGTGGCCATTATTGCTGTGGCACTGGGAATCGCAGCACTTGAG TTATGTGCCATGACGGTTTCCATGATCCTTTACTGCAAGATAGATTCAAAATGA